One Mycolicibacterium sarraceniae genomic window carries:
- a CDS encoding DUF1003 domain-containing protein: MPKIYDYVRHPRAHELATRKPVTAAELRGLHHDNWVVRFNARFGLWITLIVGTMWCAYLFTVLALFALPDAIKQGTYFVVVWLSSSFLQLVLLPIIIVGQNIQAKAADTRADETYKDAEAVLKEASMIQDHLTEQDEVISRILAQIQQLAPKAD; encoded by the coding sequence ATGCCGAAAATATACGACTATGTCCGCCACCCGCGTGCCCACGAGTTGGCGACGCGGAAGCCGGTGACGGCCGCTGAGCTGCGGGGCCTTCACCATGACAACTGGGTGGTCCGGTTCAATGCCAGATTCGGTCTGTGGATCACGCTGATCGTCGGCACCATGTGGTGCGCCTATCTGTTCACCGTGCTGGCATTGTTCGCTCTGCCCGACGCGATCAAGCAGGGCACGTACTTCGTCGTGGTGTGGTTGTCGAGCAGCTTTTTGCAACTGGTCCTGCTGCCGATCATCATCGTGGGCCAGAACATCCAGGCGAAGGCCGCCGACACTCGCGCGGACGAGACCTACAAGGACGCCGAGGCGGTGCTCAAGGAGGCCTCGATGATTCAGGACCACCTAACCGAGCAGGACGAGGTCATCTCCCGCATCTTGGCGCAGATCCAGCAGTTGGCGCCGAAGGCGGATTAA